A genomic window from Paramormyrops kingsleyae isolate MSU_618 chromosome 23, PKINGS_0.4, whole genome shotgun sequence includes:
- the scxa gene encoding basic helix-loop-helix transcription factor scleraxis, with protein sequence MSFAMVRPAPGRFLYAEINMLSEDEENGSESSGSDDKSFRMDGSGYELKVGRKRKSAASRLVVPQMQLGEGRQRNAANARERDRTNSVNTAFSALRTLIPTEPADRKLSKIETLRLASSYISHLGNVLLVGEACGDGQPCHTSSSYYHHGSPARDADISQPKQICTFCLSNQRKMSKDRERRTALRS encoded by the exons ATGTCCTTCGCCATGGTGCGCCCGGCACCGGGCCGCTTCCTTTACGCCGAGATCAACATGCTCTCCGAGGACGAGGAGAACGGCAGCGAGAGCTCGGGTTCCGACGACAAGTCCTTCCGGATGGATGGCTCCGGGTACGAGCTCAAGGTGGGCAGGAAGAGGAAGTCGGCAGCGAGCCGGCTGGTGGTGCCACAGATGCAGCTGGGCGAAGGCCGGCAACGGAACGCGGCCAACGCCCGCGAGCGCGATCGCACCAACAGCGTGAACACGGCCTTCAGTGCCCTGCGCACGCTCATCCCCACCGAGCCGGCCGACCGCAAGCTCTCCAAGATCGAGACGCTGCGCCTGGCATCTAGCTACATCTCACACCTGGGCAACGTGCTGCTGGTGGGCGAGGCGTGTGGAGACGGGCAGCCCTGCCATACCTCCTCCTCCTACTACCACCACGGCTCCCCGGCGCGGGACGCCGACATCTCCCAGCCCAAGCAAATCTGCACCTTCTGCCTGAGCAACCAGCGGAAGATg AGCAAAGACAGAGAACGGAGAACAGCGCTGAGGAGTTAA
- the hsf1 gene encoding heat shock factor protein 1 isoform X4: MEYLAGGAGTVLLSGSNVPAFLTKLWTLVEDPDTDPLICWSPNGNSFHVFDQGRFSKEVLPKYFKHNNMASFVRQLNMYGFRKVVHIEQGGLVKPEKDDTEFQHPYFIRGQEHLLENIKRKVTNVSNIKHEDLKMSQEDVSKLLSDVQVMREKQETIDSKIITMKQENEALWREVATLRQKHSQQQKVVNKLIQFLITLVQSNRVLGMKRKIPLMLNDSSSTHSMPKFSRQYSLEHMQGTSAFSAPTTFGAANLFSSDDPMKSGPIISDVTDMSQSSPSEIADEWTEERMSPLVHIKEEPGSPACSPEEEPVGEVGVCVPADTPLSPTTFINSILQDNEPIPTPTPTPTPTPAPAPAPIELQGPKCLSVARLDKSPQMLGISCVIPSPSPHPRAPPGSAFSVFVPPLTAHAALVPRGVITPVLARPSLANMVDGTRPNL; this comes from the exons ATGGAGTACCTCGCAGGCGGTGCCGGTACGGTTCTGCTCAGTGGCAGCAATGTCCCTGCCTTTCTCACCAAACTTTGGACTTTGGTGGAGGATCCGGACACCGACCCGCTCATCTGCTGGAGTCCG AATGGTAACAGCTTCCATGTGTTTGATCAAGGAAGATTCTCCAAGGAAGTCCTTCCTAAGTACTTCAAGCATAACAACATGGCGAGCTTTGTGCGGCAGCTTAATATGT ACGGCTTCCGCAAAGTGGTTCACATCGAGCAGGGGGGTCTGGTAAAGCCAGAGAAGGACGACACGGAATTCCAGCATCCTTACTTCATCCGGGGCCAGGAGCACCTGCTGGAGAACATCAAGAGGAAGGTTACCAAC GTGTCTAATATTAAGCACGAGGACCTTAAGATGAGCCAGGAGGATGTGTCCAAGCTGCTGAGTGACGTGCAGGTCATGAGGGAAAAGCAGGAGACCATTGACTCCAAGATCATCACCATGAAACA GGAGAACGAAGCTCTCTGGAGGGAGGTGGCCACCCTTCGGCAGAAACACTCCCAGCAGCAGAAAGTCGTCAACAAG CTCATCCAGTTCCTGATTACGCTGGTTCAGTCCAACAGAGTCTTGGGCATGAAGAGGAAGAT CCCCCTAATGCTGAACGACAGCAGCTCAACCCACTCCATGCCCAAGTTCAGCCGGCAGTACTCGCTGGAGCACATGCAGGGCACCTCAGCTTTCTCG GCACCCACAACATTCGGGGCGGCAAACCTCTTCTCGTCGGATGATCCTATGAAATCAGGCCCAATCATCTCTGATGTTACTGACATGTCACAGTCCAGCCCCAGTGAGATCGCTGATGAGTGGACGGAGGAGAG GATGAGTCCGCTGGTGCACATTAAGGAAGAGCCCGGCAGTCCTGCCTGCAGCCCCGAGGAGGAGCCGGTGGGCGAGGTGGGGGTCTGCGTTCCTGCGGACACCCCTCTGTCCCCCACCACCTTCATCAACTCCATCCTGCAGGACAATGAGCCCATCCCAACCCCAACGCCgacccctacccccacccccgcgcCAGCTCCGGCCCCCATTGAGCTGCAGGGGCCCAAGTGTCTGAGTGTGGCCCGCCTAGACAA ATCCCCACAGATGTTGGGAATCTCTTGTGTTATCCCAAGTCCTTCCCCTCATCCCAGAGCGCCTCCGGGGTCAGCATTTTCTGTGTTCGTACCGCCCCTCACAGCACACGCGGCACTTGTCCCCCGCGGTGTCATCACGCCTGTCCTGGCAAGGCCGTCTTTAGCTAATATGGTAGATGGAACCCGCCCCAACCTTTGA